The following are encoded in a window of Natrononativus amylolyticus genomic DNA:
- a CDS encoding type II toxin-antitoxin system VapC family toxin, which produces MPDSFPTEVTILTDVNVLAIGLTDNHPAYDDVYPWIQNTLDGPNVLLVFDYYPLRAQYLMTGNFGVNTVDARNAIQSLVRSPARIVSATESTLLEAYDISAEKNHDVYDSFILALARSYDADYLITTDSDFDDLCDGEDVKYVNPIPTEKREKLTLIDG; this is translated from the coding sequence ATGCCTGATTCTTTCCCGACCGAGGTGACGATCCTCACTGATGTAAACGTTCTTGCGATCGGGCTGACCGATAACCATCCCGCGTATGATGATGTATATCCGTGGATCCAGAACACACTTGATGGACCGAACGTCTTACTCGTATTCGATTACTACCCGTTACGAGCACAGTATCTTATGACGGGCAATTTTGGTGTGAACACTGTTGATGCTCGCAATGCGATTCAATCGCTCGTACGAAGCCCAGCGCGAATCGTGAGCGCCACCGAGTCGACGCTTCTCGAAGCGTACGATATTAGCGCCGAGAAAAATCACGACGTGTACGACTCGTTCATCTTAGCGCTCGCGCGGTCGTATGATGCCGATTACTTGATCACTACCGACAGTGATTTCGACGACCTTTGCGACGGCGAAGATGTGAAATACGTCAATCCAATCCCGACAGAAAAGCGTGAGAAACTCACACTCATTGATGGGTAG
- a CDS encoding AbrB/MazE/SpoVT family DNA-binding domain-containing protein: protein MGKTSFEANHGEELTLKVDDRGRVTLPKEIRERLGIESNDEIPATLIGSVLEVNPKPSSKLKTATAERDNWENSTPTDAGETLFGPMNR from the coding sequence ATGGGAAAGACCTCGTTTGAAGCGAACCACGGAGAAGAACTCACACTCAAAGTGGATGACAGAGGACGGGTAACGCTCCCGAAAGAGATTCGAGAGCGACTCGGAATCGAATCGAACGATGAGATCCCCGCTACCCTCATTGGATCCGTCCTCGAGGTCAACCCGAAGCCGAGTTCGAAACTGAAGACAGCAACAGCAGAGCGGGATAACTGGGAGAACTCCACACCGACTGATGCTGGAGAAACGCTCTTCGGGCCAATGAATCGGTAA
- a CDS encoding DNA-binding protein — MGLRGVEGEDALESAFEVNAMSSTNFRDDKTSDESTVNQEVAAEKTDVGVEVEDPFAEDIVDETPELSPSAEQETHTKVETNHPETVVGREENEFGHLPLAQEERIRGREEELELISAKATFGRQDGREARAREIVVEQRRQRRVERADPRSELEHIQLAEVNTQSVRITESVRGGPSRAAVSRSLGEKVAGGQSMIDATLEQMEEVKAESGTIVDIADVPEVEAGEVDVEGEIIELWAPSKPSISQVGLIADDTEKMKFTIWKNSYQTTVSEGQTVRIRNAAKNWHNEQCNLAVTGWSRLEFPERGRWWTQE, encoded by the coding sequence TTGGGACTCAGAGGAGTTGAAGGTGAAGACGCGTTGGAAAGCGCCTTCGAGGTTAATGCAATGAGTTCTACGAACTTCCGAGATGATAAAACTTCGGATGAATCGACTGTCAACCAAGAGGTGGCTGCGGAGAAGACGGACGTAGGCGTGGAGGTGGAAGATCCGTTCGCGGAAGACATCGTGGACGAGACGCCGGAGCTCTCGCCGAGTGCCGAGCAGGAGACACACACGAAAGTCGAGACGAACCACCCCGAGACGGTGGTTGGTCGCGAGGAAAATGAATTCGGCCACCTGCCACTGGCGCAAGAAGAGCGGATTCGAGGTCGGGAGGAGGAGCTCGAGTTGATCAGTGCAAAGGCGACGTTCGGACGGCAGGACGGGCGGGAAGCACGGGCGCGAGAGATCGTCGTCGAGCAGCGCAGACAGCGGCGGGTCGAAAGGGCGGATCCCCGGTCGGAGTTGGAACACATACAGTTGGCGGAAGTCAACACGCAGTCAGTGCGGATCACGGAATCGGTGCGCGGGGGGCCAAGCCGAGCAGCAGTGAGCCGTAGCCTTGGCGAGAAGGTCGCGGGGGGACAGTCAATGATCGACGCAACCCTCGAGCAGATGGAGGAAGTGAAGGCCGAGTCGGGAACAATCGTCGACATCGCAGACGTGCCGGAGGTGGAAGCAGGCGAAGTGGACGTGGAAGGCGAGATCATTGAGTTGTGGGCGCCCTCGAAGCCGTCGATCAGCCAAGTGGGGCTGATCGCAGACGACACGGAGAAGATGAAGTTTACAATCTGGAAGAACTCCTACCAGACGACAGTGAGCGAGGGTCAGACAGTGCGGATCCGGAACGCGGCGAAGAACTGGCACAACGAGCAATGTAACCTCGCCGTGACCGGCTGGAGCCGCCTCGAGTTCCCCGAACGCGGACGGTGGTGGACCCAGGAATAG
- a CDS encoding hydantoinase B/oxoprolinase family protein has protein sequence MSESTLEPDAATVEVVRNYLTSAATEMQRTLIRTAYNTIIYEILDFGISLYDRDRNLIADSPGLALFLGANDYALDKLVEHLGEENMEPGDVIIMNYPYWSSTHTLDVGVFAPIFREGEDADAEENELIGYAATRAHWLDLGAKDAGYVLDSTDVHQEGVIFPGTKVYKRGEPDEEILDLIRFNSRIPEKVLGDLNAQIAAIRTGKRRLRELHGKYGSETVDRCIERIHDHGERTAREAVRELPDGTWSAVDYADGTTGELIRIEVEVTIDGEEVRFDFSNSDDEVEGPLNLPRGMTETVSKLCFKSITTPEEVSNAGQYAPMSIHAPEGNLFHATYPAPTFTIWTAIVSIDVVYKALAKAMPDRIPASSGGDLNDIMLYGVDPDTGRQFVEANNDAVGWGATDTHDGANAVMHISETMVQNIPVEVFENKAPIEFDELSLRRDSGGAGEHRGGLGLRRDFRIAHPVGALSIIQKTRKPGWGIDGGKPGAKNGVVLDLVDDADADDDRVQVLVDNTDIYDDDQLWVGMFRGEFVPGDVISNRTGGGGGYGNPLERDPEAVREDVIDGYVSRETAREVYGVAITEDGDLDREETESLRAD, from the coding sequence ATGAGCGAGTCGACGCTCGAGCCCGACGCGGCGACCGTCGAGGTGGTGAGAAACTACCTCACCTCGGCCGCCACGGAGATGCAGCGGACGCTGATCCGAACGGCGTACAACACGATCATCTACGAGATCCTCGACTTCGGCATCTCGCTGTACGACCGCGACCGCAATCTCATCGCCGACTCGCCCGGCCTCGCGCTGTTCCTCGGGGCGAACGACTACGCCCTCGACAAGCTCGTCGAGCACCTCGGCGAGGAGAACATGGAGCCGGGGGACGTCATCATCATGAACTACCCGTACTGGAGCTCGACGCACACCCTCGACGTGGGCGTGTTCGCGCCGATCTTCCGCGAGGGCGAGGACGCCGACGCGGAGGAGAACGAGCTCATCGGCTACGCCGCCACGCGCGCTCACTGGCTCGACCTCGGTGCGAAGGACGCCGGCTACGTGCTCGACTCGACCGATGTCCACCAGGAGGGCGTCATCTTCCCCGGCACCAAGGTGTACAAGCGCGGCGAGCCCGACGAGGAGATCCTCGACCTGATCCGCTTCAACTCCCGCATCCCGGAGAAGGTTCTCGGCGACCTGAACGCGCAGATCGCCGCCATCCGAACGGGCAAGCGCCGGCTGCGCGAGCTTCACGGGAAGTACGGCTCCGAGACGGTCGACCGCTGCATCGAGCGGATCCACGATCACGGCGAGCGCACCGCCCGCGAGGCCGTCCGGGAGCTCCCCGACGGCACGTGGTCGGCGGTCGACTACGCCGACGGGACGACCGGCGAACTCATTCGGATCGAGGTCGAGGTGACGATCGATGGCGAGGAGGTCCGCTTCGACTTCTCGAACTCCGACGACGAAGTCGAGGGGCCGCTGAACCTCCCGCGCGGGATGACCGAGACCGTCAGCAAGCTCTGCTTCAAGTCGATCACCACGCCGGAGGAGGTGTCGAACGCCGGCCAGTACGCGCCGATGTCGATCCACGCGCCCGAGGGGAACCTCTTCCACGCGACGTACCCCGCGCCGACGTTCACCATCTGGACGGCGATCGTAAGCATCGACGTCGTGTACAAGGCGCTCGCGAAGGCGATGCCCGACCGCATCCCCGCGAGCTCCGGCGGCGACCTCAACGACATCATGCTGTACGGCGTCGACCCCGACACCGGCCGCCAGTTCGTCGAGGCGAACAACGACGCCGTCGGCTGGGGGGCGACCGACACCCACGACGGCGCGAACGCCGTCATGCACATCAGCGAGACGATGGTCCAGAACATCCCAGTCGAGGTGTTCGAGAACAAGGCGCCGATCGAGTTCGACGAGCTCTCGCTCCGGCGTGACTCGGGCGGCGCCGGCGAGCACCGCGGCGGTCTCGGCCTCCGGCGGGACTTCCGGATCGCCCACCCCGTCGGCGCGCTCTCGATCATCCAGAAGACGCGGAAGCCGGGCTGGGGAATCGACGGTGGGAAGCCGGGCGCGAAGAACGGCGTCGTCCTGGACCTCGTCGACGACGCGGACGCCGACGACGACCGGGTCCAGGTGCTCGTCGACAACACCGACATCTACGACGACGATCAGCTGTGGGTCGGCATGTTCCGCGGCGAGTTCGTCCCTGGCGACGTCATCTCCAACCGGACCGGTGGCGGCGGTGGCTACGGCAATCCGCTCGAGCGCGATCCGGAGGCAGTTCGCGAGGACGTGATTGACGGCTACGTCTCGCGGGAGACCGCCCGCGAGGTCTACGGCGTCGCGATCACCGAGGACGGCGATCTCGACCGCGAGGAGACCGAGTCGCTGCGCGCCGACTGA
- a CDS encoding hydantoinase/oxoprolinase family protein: MTERLAVDIGGTFVDAISFDETTRDVAVEKAATTPDEPEAGVVTSIEKVGADLANTDAFVHGTTLGLNAVLEREGATTGIITNEGFRDVYEIGRTNVEPRAMYDIRYQKPESLVARRRRIGVAGRLNAQGEEVEPLDVDAVRDAADSLVDDHGVDAIAICFLHSYRNPDHEREAAEAIREAHPDVNVSISSDITREYREYERTSTAVMDAYIKPIFGSYVADLDAALSSAGFDGPFFITRSGGGTLAAESATDAPVHTILSGPAGGLIGAAHVGRETGREDLITVDMGGTSLDACVIENGTPAVKYDARLEHQPLMIPVYDIRTIGAGGGSIAWLDGDLLKVGPQSAGADPGPVSYGQGGTEPTVTDAAVALGYIDPDDFLGGEMELDADGARDALRETLADPLESSVTDVSRGVFDVTLANTVGAIREITIENGLDPRDFSMMAFGGAGGMFVPLLGREMGVDEVVVPNAPSVFSAWGMLMADVVYDFARTNIAALTDLELADLETVFDELDEAAVETLSGEGFDDDEIHLDHSLEMRYLGQEHTVDVDANGLASIDEVKERFDHRHEDRYGHTMDDPAEVVHQRVRASGRTEKPTLERRESVDNQALEPAGSREAYCFHAGELVSFDVYDRAELPPGATVAGPAIVREPTTTIVYHGDQTATVDEYGQLVVAVDGGDRE; the protein is encoded by the coding sequence GTGACAGAACGACTTGCCGTCGACATCGGGGGGACGTTCGTCGACGCGATCAGCTTCGACGAGACGACGCGCGACGTGGCGGTAGAGAAGGCTGCGACGACGCCCGACGAACCGGAAGCCGGGGTCGTGACGTCCATCGAGAAGGTGGGCGCCGACCTCGCGAACACCGACGCGTTCGTCCACGGGACGACGCTCGGACTGAACGCCGTCCTCGAGCGGGAGGGGGCGACGACGGGTATCATCACGAACGAGGGGTTCAGGGACGTCTACGAGATCGGCCGCACGAACGTCGAGCCGCGAGCGATGTACGACATCCGGTACCAGAAGCCGGAGTCGCTGGTCGCCCGCCGCCGGCGCATCGGCGTCGCCGGACGACTGAACGCCCAGGGCGAGGAGGTCGAACCGCTCGACGTCGACGCCGTCCGCGACGCCGCGGACAGCCTCGTCGACGACCACGGCGTCGATGCGATCGCGATCTGCTTCCTGCACTCCTACCGGAATCCAGACCACGAGCGCGAGGCGGCCGAAGCGATCCGCGAGGCTCACCCCGACGTGAACGTCTCGATCTCGAGCGACATCACGCGGGAGTACCGCGAGTACGAGCGCACGAGCACGGCGGTGATGGACGCCTACATCAAGCCGATCTTCGGCTCCTACGTCGCCGACCTCGACGCGGCGCTCTCGAGCGCCGGCTTCGACGGCCCGTTCTTCATCACGCGCTCGGGCGGCGGCACCCTCGCCGCCGAGAGCGCGACCGACGCGCCGGTCCACACCATCCTCTCCGGCCCCGCCGGCGGGCTGATCGGCGCGGCCCACGTCGGCCGCGAGACCGGCCGCGAGGACCTCATCACCGTCGACATGGGCGGAACCAGTCTCGACGCCTGCGTCATCGAGAACGGCACCCCCGCGGTGAAGTACGACGCCCGGCTCGAGCACCAGCCGCTGATGATCCCCGTCTACGACATCCGGACGATCGGGGCCGGCGGCGGCTCGATCGCCTGGCTCGACGGCGACCTCCTGAAAGTCGGCCCGCAGAGCGCGGGGGCCGATCCGGGGCCGGTCAGCTACGGGCAGGGCGGCACCGAGCCGACCGTCACCGACGCCGCGGTCGCGCTGGGCTACATCGACCCCGACGACTTCCTCGGCGGCGAGATGGAGCTCGACGCCGACGGCGCCCGCGACGCGCTTCGCGAGACGCTCGCCGACCCGCTCGAGTCGAGCGTCACCGACGTCTCCCGCGGCGTCTTCGACGTCACGCTCGCGAACACCGTCGGCGCGATCCGGGAGATCACGATCGAGAACGGCCTCGATCCGCGCGACTTCTCGATGATGGCCTTCGGCGGCGCGGGCGGCATGTTCGTGCCGCTGCTCGGCCGCGAGATGGGCGTCGACGAGGTCGTCGTGCCGAACGCGCCCTCGGTGTTCTCCGCGTGGGGGATGCTGATGGCCGACGTCGTCTACGACTTCGCGCGGACGAACATCGCCGCGCTGACCGACCTCGAGCTGGCCGACCTCGAAACCGTCTTCGACGAGCTCGACGAGGCAGCCGTCGAGACGCTCTCCGGGGAGGGCTTCGACGACGACGAGATCCACCTCGATCACTCACTCGAGATGCGCTATCTCGGTCAGGAGCACACCGTCGACGTGGACGCGAACGGCCTCGCGTCGATCGACGAGGTCAAAGAGCGCTTCGACCACCGACACGAGGACCGCTACGGCCACACGATGGACGATCCGGCGGAGGTCGTCCACCAGCGCGTCCGCGCCTCCGGCCGCACCGAGAAGCCGACGCTCGAACGGCGGGAGTCGGTCGACAACCAGGCGCTCGAGCCGGCGGGTTCGCGGGAGGCGTACTGCTTCCACGCCGGCGAGCTCGTCTCGTTCGACGTCTACGACCGCGCGGAGCTCCCGCCGGGAGCAACCGTTGCGGGACCCGCGATCGTCCGGGAACCGACGACGACGATCGTCTACCACGGCGACCAGACGGCGACGGTGGACGAGTACGGCCAGCTCGTCGTCGCGGTCGACGGAGGTGACCGCGAATGA
- a CDS encoding cupin domain-containing protein, translated as MSGLTVHELAMKWDESTGEPLALYGCDEPTVQTGSYVIEPGERVPETGTTSHDGDELSVLLSGELEVVVDGEQHTVGAESLTVIPAGAPHYSENVGDEPVRLVYTILGEL; from the coding sequence ATGAGTGGGCTTACCGTTCACGAACTGGCGATGAAGTGGGACGAGAGCACCGGCGAGCCGCTGGCGCTCTACGGGTGCGACGAACCGACGGTCCAGACGGGAAGCTACGTCATCGAACCGGGCGAGCGCGTCCCCGAAACGGGGACGACGAGCCACGACGGCGACGAGCTGTCGGTCCTGCTCTCGGGCGAACTCGAGGTCGTCGTCGACGGCGAGCAACACACTGTCGGCGCCGAGTCGCTGACCGTGATCCCCGCCGGCGCGCCGCACTACAGCGAGAACGTCGGCGACGAGCCCGTCCGACTCGTCTACACGATCCTCGGCGAGCTGTAA
- a CDS encoding hydantoinase/oxoprolinase family protein, translated as MIENTTRVAVDIGGTFTDLVAVRDGRLSLEKASTTPSNFADGVVDTLEKSDLSLPAIDQFVHGTTVVINAITERNGEDCALLTTSGFRDVLDITRANRPAMFDFRYEKPDPFVPRRDRFEVTERIDQAGEVLTPLAEDDVREAAAAIRERGIDTIAVAYVNAYANPEHERRTKELLAEAYPEAYVTLSHELSGEYREYERTNTAVLNSYVRPIADTYLSTLESHLDEEGVAGNRYVMKSNAGTSSFEQARRSPVEMVESGPVGGVFGAARVGERIDEPNVVSFDMGGTTAKTSLVADGDVDIRTEYWLERTSNHEGYPLQVPVVDIVEIGAGGGSIAWIDTGGSINVGPQSAGADPGPACYGLGGTDPTVTDANLVTGRLNPEYFLGGEMDLDEERARAALEPIADAYGTGVREAAHGILRVVNSNMATALKQVSLQRGYDPRRFVMVASGGAGGLHAATLGLELGVREVIVPQAPGQFSAWGMLLTDLRKDFVRTRVRPFDGDAASEVDDQFAALAERAEHEFDAEGIDAAAISLERSVDLRYAGQEHTVQTPLAGDAATPETIERTIRSFHRLHESAYNFRLDDPVELVNLRLTATADVPKPTIERVERDGPLSDARKGTRAVDFRTEGTIETPVFERSALPTGRPVSGPAILEEPACTTLVNPGQSCRVDEYGNVRIAASEGVSER; from the coding sequence ATGATAGAGAACACCACACGTGTCGCGGTGGACATCGGCGGCACGTTCACCGACCTCGTCGCGGTTCGCGACGGCCGCCTGTCGCTCGAGAAGGCGTCGACGACGCCGTCGAACTTCGCGGACGGTGTCGTCGACACCCTCGAGAAGAGCGACCTGTCGCTCCCGGCGATCGACCAGTTCGTCCACGGAACGACGGTCGTCATCAACGCGATCACCGAACGAAACGGCGAAGACTGCGCGCTGCTCACGACGAGCGGCTTCCGGGACGTCCTCGACATCACGCGGGCCAACCGCCCGGCCATGTTCGACTTCCGGTACGAGAAGCCCGACCCGTTCGTCCCGCGGCGGGACCGGTTCGAAGTGACAGAACGGATCGACCAGGCCGGCGAGGTGTTGACGCCGCTCGCGGAGGACGACGTTCGCGAGGCGGCGGCTGCGATCCGCGAGCGCGGAATCGATACGATCGCCGTGGCCTACGTCAACGCGTACGCGAACCCCGAGCACGAGCGACGAACGAAGGAGCTCCTGGCGGAGGCGTACCCGGAGGCGTACGTCACCCTCTCGCACGAACTCTCCGGGGAGTACCGCGAGTACGAGCGGACCAACACGGCCGTCCTGAACTCCTACGTCCGACCGATCGCCGACACATACCTGAGCACGCTCGAGTCCCACCTCGACGAGGAGGGCGTCGCGGGCAACCGGTACGTGATGAAGAGCAACGCGGGGACGAGCAGCTTCGAGCAGGCGCGGCGGAGTCCCGTCGAGATGGTCGAGAGCGGCCCCGTCGGCGGCGTCTTCGGCGCGGCTCGCGTCGGCGAGCGGATCGACGAGCCGAACGTCGTCAGCTTCGACATGGGCGGCACGACGGCGAAGACCTCGCTCGTCGCGGACGGCGACGTCGACATCCGGACGGAGTACTGGCTCGAGCGCACGTCGAACCACGAGGGCTACCCGCTCCAGGTCCCGGTCGTCGACATCGTCGAGATCGGTGCCGGCGGCGGCTCGATCGCCTGGATCGACACGGGCGGCTCGATCAACGTCGGTCCGCAGAGCGCGGGCGCCGATCCGGGCCCCGCCTGCTACGGACTGGGCGGAACCGACCCCACCGTGACGGACGCGAACCTCGTCACCGGTCGGCTCAACCCCGAATACTTCCTCGGCGGCGAGATGGACCTCGACGAGGAGCGCGCCCGCGCCGCGCTCGAGCCGATCGCCGACGCGTACGGAACCGGCGTCCGGGAGGCCGCACACGGCATCCTCCGGGTCGTCAACTCGAACATGGCGACGGCGCTGAAGCAGGTGAGCCTCCAGCGCGGCTACGACCCGCGGCGGTTCGTGATGGTCGCGAGCGGCGGGGCGGGCGGGCTCCACGCGGCGACGCTCGGGCTCGAACTCGGCGTCCGCGAGGTGATCGTGCCGCAGGCGCCCGGCCAGTTCTCCGCCTGGGGCATGCTGCTGACCGACCTCCGCAAGGACTTCGTCCGGACGCGAGTCCGACCGTTCGACGGCGACGCCGCGAGCGAGGTCGACGACCAGTTCGCCGCGCTGGCCGAACGGGCCGAGCACGAGTTCGACGCCGAGGGGATCGACGCCGCGGCGATCTCGCTCGAGCGCAGCGTCGACCTCCGCTACGCGGGCCAGGAGCACACGGTCCAGACGCCGCTCGCCGGGGACGCCGCGACCCCCGAGACGATCGAGCGGACGATCCGCTCGTTCCACCGCCTCCACGAGTCGGCGTACAACTTCCGCCTCGACGACCCCGTCGAACTCGTGAACCTCCGGCTCACCGCGACGGCCGACGTCCCCAAGCCGACGATCGAGCGGGTCGAGCGCGACGGTCCCCTCTCGGACGCCCGAAAGGGGACGCGCGCGGTCGACTTCCGGACGGAGGGGACGATCGAAACGCCGGTGTTCGAGCGGAGCGCGCTCCCGACGGGACGGCCCGTCTCGGGACCGGCGATCCTCGAGGAGCCGGCGTGTACGACGCTCGTCAATCCGGGCCAGTCGTGTCGCGTCGACGAGTACGGCAACGTTCGGATCGCGGCGAGCGAGGGGGTGAGCGAGCGATGA
- a CDS encoding hydantoinase B/oxoprolinase family protein codes for MSAPSTDADQVAELDPFTREVVTNALQSAAEEAFINLGRTAKSSVIYETLDYACGLIDPDGNVVAQANGVPGFLGTLKFCVEDVVEKFGLDGFYPGDVVLLNDYHGGTHLNDVAMVAPVFVEREGASDSSAPAPTDELVMFAASKAHWTDVGGKDPGSWTTDATSVFQEGIQYPMVKLYEEGVLNESVRDIVAANTRMPEMTLGDMQAQEASMEVAVERVQEIAREYGTETLERTVDEWLAYGRELVREEVEKLPNGTYHASDYLDDDGVTDEPVHVEVEVTITDEAVTLDFTGTDPETTGPINSPYAASVSDARAFFQAITLPDAPTNEGFFEPLEIVIPEGTVLNATKPAPIGTDWESSAMAADLPWKALAPHLPEKLSAGHFTSVCATIVGGTDDRTDEEFLVIEPQPGGWGACHDRDGADVLVCSGDGDTLEMPVEVMETRFPLLFDRFALDTPQRAGHGRFRGGTGLIQDYRVYNESGAFVTASFGRSEYPPWGTEGGQPGDGNYIELRRTDGSVERTSKLTNEPLSDGDVVRFVTSAGGGWGAPLERDPERVRQDFLDDYVTREIARETYGVVLADDGTVDHDETVTLRRDRSNES; via the coding sequence ATGAGCGCGCCGAGTACCGACGCGGACCAGGTGGCGGAGCTCGATCCGTTCACCCGGGAGGTCGTCACGAACGCGCTCCAGAGCGCGGCAGAAGAGGCGTTCATCAATCTCGGCCGAACCGCGAAGTCGAGCGTCATCTACGAGACGCTCGATTACGCCTGCGGGCTGATCGACCCCGACGGCAACGTCGTCGCGCAGGCGAACGGCGTGCCGGGCTTCCTCGGGACGCTCAAGTTCTGCGTCGAGGACGTCGTCGAGAAGTTCGGCCTCGATGGCTTCTACCCGGGAGACGTCGTGCTCCTGAACGATTACCACGGCGGGACGCACCTGAACGACGTCGCGATGGTCGCACCCGTGTTCGTCGAGCGCGAGGGTGCGTCCGACTCGAGCGCGCCAGCACCGACGGACGAACTCGTCATGTTCGCCGCGTCCAAGGCGCACTGGACCGACGTCGGCGGGAAGGACCCGGGCTCGTGGACCACCGACGCGACGAGCGTCTTCCAGGAGGGGATCCAGTACCCGATGGTCAAGCTGTACGAGGAGGGGGTGCTCAACGAGAGCGTCCGCGACATCGTCGCGGCCAACACCCGGATGCCCGAGATGACTCTCGGCGACATGCAGGCCCAGGAGGCGTCGATGGAGGTCGCCGTCGAGCGCGTCCAGGAGATCGCCCGCGAGTACGGCACCGAGACGCTCGAGCGGACGGTCGACGAGTGGCTCGCGTACGGGCGGGAGCTCGTCCGCGAGGAGGTCGAGAAGCTCCCGAACGGCACCTACCACGCCTCGGACTATCTCGACGACGACGGCGTCACCGACGAGCCGGTCCACGTCGAGGTCGAGGTGACGATCACCGACGAGGCCGTCACGCTCGACTTTACGGGTACTGACCCCGAAACGACGGGGCCGATCAACTCGCCGTACGCCGCGAGCGTCAGCGACGCGCGCGCGTTCTTCCAGGCGATCACCCTCCCCGACGCCCCCACGAACGAGGGGTTCTTCGAGCCGCTCGAGATCGTGATCCCCGAGGGGACCGTACTGAACGCGACGAAGCCGGCCCCGATCGGCACGGACTGGGAGTCGTCGGCGATGGCCGCGGACCTGCCGTGGAAGGCGCTCGCGCCGCACCTCCCCGAGAAGCTCTCGGCCGGCCACTTCACCAGCGTCTGCGCGACGATCGTCGGCGGCACCGACGACCGAACCGACGAGGAGTTCCTGGTGATCGAGCCCCAGCCCGGCGGCTGGGGCGCCTGCCACGACCGCGACGGAGCAGACGTGCTCGTCTGCAGCGGCGACGGCGACACCCTCGAGATGCCCGTCGAGGTGATGGAGACGCGGTTCCCCCTGCTGTTCGACCGGTTCGCGCTCGACACGCCCCAGCGGGCGGGTCACGGCCGGTTCCGCGGCGGGACGGGGCTCATCCAGGACTACCGCGTGTACAACGAGAGCGGCGCGTTCGTCACCGCCTCGTTCGGCCGCTCCGAGTACCCCCCGTGGGGAACCGAGGGCGGCCAGCCCGGCGACGGGAACTACATCGAACTGCGCCGCACGGACGGCTCCGTCGAGCGGACGAGCAAACTGACGAACGAACCGCTCTCCGACGGCGACGTCGTCCGGTTCGTCACGAGCGCCGGCGGCGGGTGGGGGGCCCCGCTCGAGCGCGACCCCGAGCGCGTCCGCCAGGACTTCCTCGACGACTACGTGACCCGCGAGATCGCCCGCGAGACGTACGGCGTCGTCCTCGCAGACGATGGAACGGTCGACCACGACGAGACGGTCACGCTCCGACGCGACCGATCGAACGAATCGTAA
- a CDS encoding aspartate/glutamate racemase family protein produces the protein MTNTTRIRWIDPVGHDDFSGDIEALLTDVKRPNTEVETVSLERGPHHVEYHYYESLVLPDVLHLVKEAENDGVDATVIGCFYDLGLEEAREVSESMPVMGPAQATTHLASTMGDTFSVIVGRRKWIPQMRSTIERYGLGDRLASFRPVELGVLDFQTEPDRTRDRLTEAARAAIEEDHAEVVILGCTAEYGFHETLQAELGVPVLDAVVAPFKFAELQAELASLGWTHSKVGGYESPRVAEIEEWGLSDAFRTRGVWER, from the coding sequence ATGACAAACACAACCCGAATCCGATGGATCGATCCGGTCGGCCATGACGACTTCAGCGGCGATATCGAAGCGCTCCTGACCGACGTGAAACGACCGAACACCGAGGTGGAGACCGTCTCGCTCGAGCGCGGCCCCCACCACGTCGAGTACCACTACTACGAGTCGCTCGTCCTGCCGGACGTCCTTCACCTGGTGAAAGAAGCCGAGAACGACGGCGTCGACGCGACGGTGATCGGCTGCTTCTACGACCTGGGGCTCGAGGAGGCCCGCGAGGTGTCGGAGTCGATGCCGGTGATGGGGCCGGCGCAGGCGACGACGCACCTGGCGTCGACGATGGGAGACACGTTCTCCGTGATCGTCGGCCGGCGAAAGTGGATTCCACAGATGCGCTCGACGATCGAGCGGTACGGGCTGGGCGACCGGCTCGCGTCGTTCCGCCCGGTCGAGCTGGGCGTGCTCGACTTCCAGACGGAGCCCGACCGGACGCGAGACCGGCTGACGGAGGCCGCGCGAGCGGCGATCGAGGAGGATCACGCGGAGGTCGTCATCCTCGGCTGTACGGCGGAGTACGGCTTCCACGAGACGCTGCAGGCGGAGCTGGGGGTGCCGGTACTCGACGCCGTCGTCGCGCCCTTTAAATTCGCCGAGCTCCAGGCGGAGCTGGCGAGCCTCGGCTGGACGCACAGCAAGGTCGGCGGCTACGAATCGCCACGCGTCGCCGAGATCGAGGAGTGGGGGCTGTCGGACGCGTTCCGCACCCGCGGCGTCTGGGAGAGATGA